In Bacteroidota bacterium, a single genomic region encodes these proteins:
- a CDS encoding DUF4249 domain-containing protein: protein MKKFVKYFIMFSSSILLLSCEEKMEIKLDPGTSQITVDAWINDKREPQIIKLTQTADYFENAPSPIVLGADVKITDDIGNTYSFLDSDNDGKYLWIPGSLDTLARIGHVYNLVVDYNGQQYVSSTTMQPSVVIDSLTQYKEANGLSADSVIRAEFWARDNAGRQDFYWIRTYRNGSFNNKPNAILTAQEAAFGNGDGLIFIVPYRQGINDFNSPFTPGETVKVEMYGINHASYDFLNQAQSQMINGGLFATPPYNVKSNIKNANSNETQTQFIPVGWFEVSASYSKQITIK, encoded by the coding sequence ATGAAGAAATTTGTAAAGTATTTTATAATGTTTTCATCTTCGATACTTCTCTTATCGTGTGAAGAAAAGATGGAAATTAAACTGGATCCGGGAACATCGCAAATAACTGTGGATGCTTGGATAAATGATAAGCGGGAACCACAAATAATAAAGTTGACACAAACAGCCGATTATTTCGAAAACGCACCCTCTCCTATTGTCTTGGGAGCCGATGTAAAAATTACAGATGATATCGGAAATACGTATTCATTTTTAGATTCAGATAATGACGGCAAGTATTTGTGGATTCCCGGCTCGCTAGATACTTTGGCAAGAATTGGCCATGTTTACAATTTAGTGGTGGATTACAATGGTCAACAATACGTTTCCTCAACTACTATGCAACCTTCTGTGGTGATTGATTCACTGACGCAATATAAAGAAGCAAATGGTTTAAGTGCCGATTCTGTGATAAGGGCTGAGTTTTGGGCAAGAGATAATGCTGGACGTCAAGATTTTTATTGGATTAGAACTTACAGAAATGGGTCATTTAACAATAAACCCAATGCCATTCTAACGGCCCAAGAAGCAGCTTTCGGCAACGGTGATGGGTTAATTTTTATCGTGCCTTATCGTCAAGGAATAAATGACTTTAACAGTCCATTTACACCCGGCGAAACAGTTAAAGTTGAAATGTATGGTATTAACCACGCCAGCTATGATTTTTTAAATCAAGCACAAAGCCAAATGATTAATGGTGGTTTGTTTGCAACACCCCCCTATAATGTGAAGAGCAACATTAAAAATGCAAATTCAAATGAAACTCAAACGCAGTTCATTCCGGTTGGTTGGTTTGAAGTAAGTGCGAGTTATTCGAAGCAAATCACCATAAAATAG
- a CDS encoding TonB-dependent receptor — translation MIFRNAFVLLVVSLLLTSSTLYAEDKCTLSGYVKNAKSGEEIIGAVVSVKGTSNGVASNPYGFYSLTLPKGKYTILYSLVGFETIEREVDLTTNRIDNIELSEKQQQLKEVEITSERADGNVKNVEMSVNKLDIKTIKKIPALLGEVDIIRGIQLLPGVTTVGEGAQGFNVRGGGVDQNLVLLDEAPVFNSSHLFGFFSVFNPDAVKDVKLIKGGIPAQYGGRLSSILDVRLNEGNNKKLAVNGGIGLIFSRLTIEAPIKKNKSSFIIAGRRSYIDFLAKPFLRKELRKSKFFFYDLTAKVNYIINDKNKVFVSGYLGRDVFSSGFKSNWGNTTATVRWNHLFNEKLFLNTTSFYSNYDYELVFGQPNGDQFSWRSKIINYSFKPELTYYWNTKNTIHFGGQATLYDFRPGRANFTSGDQSSDISLKDKFGVESAIYIDNEQKIGGRITTQYGIRYSMWQYIGPGKIYTYRDTTPNIPKPLQDTSNAASGKVIKSYGNPEPRFSIKVDLTPSSSVKASYTRISQYLHLISNTTASTPLDVWTPTTNNIKPQICDQVALGYFRNFGENNDYETSVETYYKLMKNQVDYIDNANLLLNEYIEGELLNGKGRAYGLEFFVKKNNGPFTGWISYTLARTERQVNGINKNKWYPNRFDKVHNLNIVAFYTFNKKWDASATFAFATGTPATFPTNRVVVQGYIIPINAEEERNNYRIPAYHRLDLSVTRQGRVHKKWESFWVFSVYNVYGRHNAFSVYFQQASTGGNTTEAIRYSIIARPIPSIAYNFKF, via the coding sequence ATGATATTTCGAAATGCTTTTGTTTTACTTGTTGTTTCGCTATTATTAACGTCAAGCACCCTATATGCCGAAGATAAATGTACGCTAAGTGGTTATGTGAAAAACGCTAAAAGCGGAGAGGAAATTATTGGTGCGGTGGTGTCTGTAAAAGGCACCAGCAATGGAGTTGCCAGTAACCCTTATGGTTTTTACTCACTTACTTTGCCCAAAGGAAAGTACACGATTTTGTATTCGCTTGTTGGTTTTGAAACGATTGAACGCGAAGTGGATTTAACCACGAATCGCATAGACAACATTGAGCTTTCGGAAAAGCAGCAACAACTCAAAGAAGTTGAAATTACGAGTGAGAGAGCTGATGGCAATGTGAAAAATGTAGAAATGAGTGTGAATAAATTGGATATTAAAACAATTAAGAAAATTCCTGCATTGTTAGGTGAAGTGGACATAATCAGAGGAATTCAGTTGTTGCCGGGTGTTACCACTGTGGGTGAAGGGGCACAAGGTTTTAATGTACGTGGCGGTGGTGTGGATCAAAACCTTGTGCTCTTGGATGAAGCGCCGGTATTTAACTCCTCTCACTTGTTTGGATTTTTTTCGGTGTTTAATCCGGATGCGGTAAAAGACGTGAAACTTATAAAAGGAGGTATTCCTGCACAGTATGGAGGCCGGCTATCCAGCATCTTAGATGTGCGGTTAAATGAGGGTAACAACAAGAAGTTAGCTGTTAATGGCGGAATAGGTTTAATATTTAGCCGTCTAACAATTGAAGCGCCGATAAAGAAAAACAAAAGTTCATTTATTATTGCCGGAAGACGCTCCTACATTGACTTTCTGGCCAAACCATTTTTGCGAAAGGAATTACGCAAATCAAAGTTTTTCTTTTATGATTTAACTGCAAAAGTGAATTATATAATTAACGATAAAAATAAAGTTTTTGTGTCGGGTTATCTTGGTAGGGATGTGTTTAGTTCCGGATTTAAATCGAATTGGGGAAATACCACCGCAACAGTGCGTTGGAATCACTTATTTAATGAAAAACTGTTTCTAAACACCACCTCATTTTACAGCAATTATGATTATGAATTGGTGTTTGGTCAGCCCAATGGAGACCAGTTTAGTTGGCGATCTAAAATTATCAATTACAGCTTTAAACCAGAGTTGACCTATTATTGGAATACAAAGAATACGATACATTTTGGGGGACAAGCAACACTCTATGATTTTCGTCCAGGACGGGCAAATTTTACTAGTGGCGACCAAAGCAGTGACATCAGTTTAAAGGATAAGTTTGGAGTTGAAAGCGCTATTTACATTGACAATGAGCAAAAAATTGGAGGGAGAATAACTACCCAATACGGAATTCGTTATTCGATGTGGCAATATATTGGACCTGGTAAAATTTATACCTACAGAGATACCACTCCAAATATTCCAAAGCCGCTGCAAGACACAAGCAATGCCGCGAGCGGTAAAGTGATTAAAAGCTATGGAAATCCGGAGCCACGCTTTTCAATAAAAGTGGATTTAACACCTAGTTCTTCTGTGAAAGCCAGTTATACCAGAATTTCTCAATACTTGCATTTAATTTCCAACACAACCGCAAGCACCCCGTTGGATGTATGGACGCCAACAACAAACAACATCAAGCCTCAAATATGCGATCAAGTGGCTTTGGGTTACTTTAGAAATTTTGGTGAAAATAATGACTATGAAACCTCTGTGGAGACCTATTATAAATTGATGAAAAACCAGGTTGATTATATTGACAATGCCAACCTATTGCTAAATGAATACATTGAAGGTGAGTTGTTGAATGGTAAAGGCAGAGCCTATGGATTAGAGTTTTTTGTCAAGAAAAATAATGGACCTTTTACCGGATGGATTAGTTATACTTTGGCCAGAACAGAGCGCCAAGTAAATGGTATTAACAAAAACAAGTGGTATCCCAACAGGTTTGATAAAGTGCATAATCTGAATATTGTAGCATTTTATACTTTCAATAAAAAGTGGGATGCTTCTGCAACTTTTGCATTTGCTACCGGAACACCGGCAACTTTCCCAACCAACAGGGTTGTGGTTCAGGGATACATTATTCCTATTAATGCGGAAGAAGAGCGCAATAACTATCGGATTCCTGCTTATCATCGTTTGGATTTATCTGTAACCAGACAAGGAAGGGTGCATAAAAAATGGGAAAGCTTTTGGGTCTTTTCAGTATATAATGTTTATGGCCGGCACAATGCTTTTAGTGTATATTTTCAGCAAGCATCAACCGGTGGAAATACCACCGAGGCTATTAGATACAGTATAATTGCCAGACCAATCCCATCCATTGCGTATAATTTTAAATTCTAA
- the ybeY gene encoding rRNA maturation RNase YbeY, whose amino-acid sequence MHRIHFFVEQIKFTLKHKAKHRSWIVQTLQGEKKSLGEINYIFCSDAFLLEINTSYLHHNTLTDIITFPIEHAPTPISGKKLKARVSGEIYISIERVIENAEKFQSGFESELKRVMIHGVMHLCGYGDKSATEASKMRKKEAFYMMRFPKHS is encoded by the coding sequence TTGCATCGCATTCATTTTTTTGTTGAGCAAATAAAGTTTACACTCAAACACAAAGCAAAGCACCGTTCTTGGATTGTGCAAACTTTACAAGGGGAAAAAAAATCTCTGGGTGAAATAAATTATATCTTCTGTTCAGATGCCTTTTTGCTTGAGATAAATACATCCTATCTCCATCACAATACACTTACCGATATTATAACCTTTCCAATAGAGCACGCGCCAACTCCCATTTCCGGTAAGAAATTAAAAGCGCGCGTATCGGGTGAAATTTACATCAGCATTGAGCGCGTAATTGAAAATGCTGAAAAGTTTCAAAGCGGATTCGAAAGCGAGCTTAAGAGGGTTATGATTCACGGAGTGATGCACTTGTGTGGATACGGAGATAAAAGCGCGACTGAGGCCTCAAAAATGCGCAAGAAGGAAGCTTTTTATATGATGCGATTTCCTAAACATTCTTAA
- a CDS encoding ATP-binding protein: MEKFSINIASRYEDMALVEKLVQDVCDKWQLHEESFGNILVAVTEAVNNAIQHGNKSNPDKKIDIEFKPDKDIINCYIKDEGQGFDYSNIPDPTDPENIEKLNGRGVFLMKHLADAVAFHENGRVVQLSFNAPHMVA; this comes from the coding sequence ATGGAAAAATTCAGCATTAATATTGCTTCTCGATACGAAGATATGGCGCTAGTGGAAAAGCTGGTGCAAGACGTGTGTGATAAGTGGCAGCTGCATGAAGAGTCTTTTGGAAACATTCTTGTAGCAGTTACCGAAGCAGTAAACAACGCCATTCAACACGGCAATAAATCCAATCCCGATAAAAAGATTGACATCGAATTTAAGCCCGATAAAGACATCATTAATTGCTACATAAAAGACGAAGGCCAAGGGTTTGATTACTCCAATATACCTGACCCCACCGACCCTGAAAACATTGAAAAATTAAACGGAAGAGGGGTATTTCTAATGAAACACCTTGCCGATGCCGTTGCGTTTCACGAAAACGGTCGTGTGGTGCAATTGAGTTTTAATGCGCCACACATGGTGGCTTAA
- a CDS encoding DUF4175 domain-containing protein: MNNYQLLINKLDEFIRKYYKNELLKGCIYFVGLFVFVYLSVALFEYLGNFGIGVRTFLYYFLLISGLAILIRWIIIPVLKLNRLGKTISHRQASEIIGKHFTGIQDKLINTLQLHSLQSTGESGISDALLEASINQKIKALSPVPFTAAVDFSKNKKYLKYAAVPVFAVVVILLFSPSILTDATTRLVKHDVYFEKKSPFQFVVLNKNLSAIQQKDFELEVKLSGSEIPATVSIEIDNVEYQLSKQNTVLFSYLIKNLQKSTKFRLYADGFYSQEYELRALPNPIVLNFDVALNYPAYVGKKNETLHNTGDLVIPSGTKVTWLFTTQNTKQLNLSFSDTSIAVKQAQENSFSYNNRYFRNKTYAIVTSNEYLKSRDSILYSINVIPDVYPSIAVSEQPDSLSTKRIGFRGEVKDDYGFSKLEFKYKIISPEDSAMAKFTQNNEKTVSLAVNKLQNQDNFFHYWDISPLGILPGDQIEYYFEVWDNDGVSGAKSARTQKMLFKAPTLQQLSEATEKNNSKIKDDLQASLKKAKDIQKDMNDISKRMIEKKAVGFEEKKKIQELLDKQKELQKTVEEIQKENTKNNNEQNEYKQQDEQLAEKQAQLEKLFNELMSDEMKEKIKELQKLLENFDKEKTQEALEKMKLDNKDLEKQLDRQLELFKQLEVEQKLKDAQTKLEDLAKKQNDLAEKSKEKDADSKQLQDKQAELDKKFDEIKKDIADAEKKNSELEKPNDLQKTEQEQKAIDKEMQDAKDQLGDKKNKKASESQKKAAQQQEELAQKLDNMQKKMEQEENEEDIDALREILENLIQLSFDQEGLMKQLNTTQINNPQYVKIAQVQKKLKDDAKIIEDSLFALSKRQPKIENMVNKEIADINANMDKSIKLLAERQSPVAAARQQYVMTSVNNLALLLSEALDQMQQQQQQSKPGSGSCKKPGKNSKPSAATMQKLQKEINDQIKKLKEGMDNPNGKKDGKGKDGLTGKPQNSGQSEQLSKLAAQQEALRRELQKMAGQMDKDGKSGNGELKKIADNMEKTETDLVNKRISQETLNRQQEIMTRLLEAEKAEREREQDEKRQSNEAKIQENRNPNSFLEYNLLKQKEAELLKTVPPALNSFYKTKVNEYFNTFEK; encoded by the coding sequence ATGAATAATTATCAACTCCTGATTAACAAGCTCGATGAGTTTATTCGAAAATATTATAAGAATGAACTTTTAAAGGGCTGCATTTACTTTGTTGGTCTTTTTGTGTTCGTTTATCTTTCGGTAGCCTTGTTTGAATACCTTGGAAATTTTGGAATTGGCGTTCGAACCTTCTTATATTATTTTCTGCTTATTTCAGGTCTTGCAATTTTAATCAGATGGATTATTATCCCTGTTTTGAAATTAAACCGACTGGGTAAAACTATTTCGCACCGGCAAGCTTCAGAAATTATTGGGAAGCATTTTACGGGGATTCAAGATAAATTGATCAATACGCTTCAGCTACACTCACTTCAAAGTACGGGCGAATCGGGTATTTCGGATGCACTTTTGGAAGCAAGCATTAATCAAAAAATTAAAGCACTTAGCCCGGTACCCTTTACTGCTGCGGTTGATTTTTCAAAAAACAAAAAGTACCTAAAATATGCGGCCGTTCCGGTATTTGCAGTTGTTGTAATATTGTTGTTTTCACCAAGTATTTTAACCGATGCGACCACACGCTTGGTTAAGCACGATGTTTATTTCGAGAAAAAGTCACCCTTTCAATTTGTTGTTTTAAATAAAAATTTATCAGCCATTCAGCAAAAAGATTTTGAATTGGAAGTAAAATTAAGCGGGAGCGAAATACCCGCAACGGTTTCAATTGAAATTGATAATGTGGAGTATCAGTTGAGCAAGCAAAACACAGTGCTCTTTTCCTACCTAATTAAGAACCTACAAAAATCTACTAAGTTTCGTTTGTATGCCGATGGTTTTTACTCACAAGAATACGAATTGAGAGCATTGCCCAATCCCATTGTTCTAAATTTTGATGTGGCCTTAAACTATCCGGCCTATGTGGGCAAAAAAAACGAAACCCTTCACAACACCGGCGACTTGGTAATCCCTTCAGGAACAAAAGTTACATGGCTTTTTACAACACAAAATACCAAGCAATTAAATTTAAGTTTTTCAGACACCAGCATTGCAGTGAAACAAGCGCAGGAAAATTCTTTTTCCTATAACAATCGATACTTTAGAAATAAAACGTATGCCATTGTAACTTCAAATGAATACCTCAAAAGCCGTGATAGCATTCTGTATTCAATAAATGTAATTCCGGATGTTTATCCTTCCATTGCAGTTAGCGAGCAGCCCGATTCCTTGTCCACAAAGCGAATTGGATTTAGAGGCGAAGTGAAGGATGATTATGGCTTTAGCAAACTGGAATTTAAATATAAGATTATTAGCCCCGAAGACAGTGCCATGGCTAAGTTTACACAGAACAATGAAAAGACTGTTTCATTAGCAGTGAATAAACTGCAAAATCAAGATAATTTTTTCCATTACTGGGATATCAGTCCTTTGGGAATTCTTCCGGGCGATCAGATTGAATATTATTTTGAAGTGTGGGATAACGATGGCGTGAGCGGTGCCAAATCTGCGCGTACGCAAAAAATGTTATTTAAAGCGCCTACACTGCAGCAATTATCGGAAGCTACAGAGAAAAACAACTCCAAAATAAAAGATGATTTGCAAGCCAGTTTAAAGAAAGCCAAGGATATTCAAAAGGATATGAATGATATCAGCAAACGCATGATTGAAAAAAAGGCGGTTGGTTTTGAAGAAAAGAAGAAAATACAAGAACTGTTGGATAAGCAAAAGGAGCTTCAAAAAACAGTAGAAGAAATTCAAAAGGAAAATACAAAAAACAACAACGAGCAAAACGAATACAAACAGCAGGATGAGCAGCTGGCAGAGAAGCAAGCCCAGTTGGAAAAACTTTTCAACGAGTTGATGAGTGATGAAATGAAAGAAAAAATCAAGGAACTGCAAAAGCTTTTAGAGAACTTTGATAAGGAAAAAACACAAGAGGCTTTGGAAAAAATGAAGCTTGATAATAAAGACCTGGAGAAGCAATTAGACAGGCAATTGGAGCTTTTCAAACAATTGGAAGTGGAGCAAAAGCTGAAAGACGCTCAAACAAAGTTGGAGGATTTGGCGAAAAAGCAAAATGATTTAGCTGAAAAATCAAAAGAGAAAGACGCGGACAGTAAGCAATTACAAGATAAGCAGGCGGAGCTAGACAAAAAGTTTGACGAAATAAAAAAGGATATTGCAGATGCTGAGAAAAAGAATAGTGAACTAGAAAAGCCTAACGATCTGCAAAAAACGGAACAAGAGCAAAAGGCTATCGACAAGGAGATGCAAGATGCAAAAGATCAATTGGGAGATAAGAAAAATAAAAAGGCATCCGAATCTCAAAAGAAGGCAGCTCAGCAACAAGAAGAACTGGCGCAGAAGTTAGACAACATGCAAAAGAAAATGGAGCAGGAGGAGAACGAGGAAGATATTGATGCCTTGCGCGAAATTCTTGAAAACCTTATTCAGCTTTCATTTGACCAAGAGGGTTTGATGAAACAATTAAATACCACGCAAATTAACAATCCACAATATGTAAAGATTGCCCAGGTTCAAAAGAAACTGAAAGACGATGCTAAAATTATTGAAGACTCTTTGTTTGCATTGAGTAAACGCCAGCCGAAAATCGAAAATATGGTGAACAAGGAAATTGCGGATATTAATGCCAACATGGATAAAAGCATTAAATTGCTTGCTGAGCGACAAAGCCCTGTTGCCGCTGCCCGACAACAATATGTTATGACTTCGGTGAACAATTTGGCGCTTTTATTAAGCGAGGCATTAGATCAAATGCAACAGCAACAGCAGCAATCTAAACCAGGGTCGGGAAGTTGTAAGAAACCCGGAAAGAATAGCAAGCCAAGTGCTGCTACCATGCAAAAACTTCAGAAAGAAATAAACGATCAAATTAAAAAGCTGAAAGAAGGAATGGACAACCCAAATGGAAAAAAGGACGGAAAAGGCAAAGACGGATTAACAGGTAAACCGCAAAACAGCGGGCAAAGTGAGCAGTTGAGTAAATTGGCAGCACAGCAAGAAGCCTTACGCCGAGAGTTACAAAAAATGGCAGGCCAGATGGATAAGGATGGAAAATCGGGAAATGGAGAGCTTAAAAAGATTGCCGACAATATGGAAAAAACGGAAACCGACCTAGTGAACAAGCGCATTTCGCAAGAAACATTAAACCGCCAACAAGAAATTATGACCCGCTTGCTTGAGGCCGAAAAGGCTGAAAGGGAAAGGGAGCAAGACGAAAAGCGACAAAGCAATGAAGCAAAAATTCAAGAGAATCGTAACCCTAATTCATTTTTAGAGTATAACCTGCTTAAACAAAAGGAAGCAGAGTTGCTGAAGACGGTTCCTCCCGCACTCAATTCTTTCTATAAAACGAAAGTCAATGAATATTTTAATACATTTGAAAAATAA
- a CDS encoding class I SAM-dependent methyltransferase — protein MQLLTPSGWNDYELIDSGDFEKLERFGKYITIRPEPQALWDKVLSKQEWEKQAHVRFVPKSSSSGEWKKLKDMPDQWKISYSFAGNSHWKKNEGAPLAFRLGLTSFKHVGVFPEQAVNWEYIYSNISAMKTIKPKFLNLFAYTGGASLAAKAAGADVTHVDSIKQVVTWAKENMDLSELDNIRWVVEDALKFVKREEKRGNKYNGIILDPPAFGHGPNGEKWKLEDNINEMIKGVLNLLDEQEHFLILNAYSLGFSSVIIENLLKQKAGKKLETGELYLLSKTANKLPLGVFGRFKNF, from the coding sequence ATGCAATTACTAACCCCAAGCGGCTGGAATGATTATGAGTTAATTGACTCCGGTGATTTTGAAAAACTGGAACGATTTGGAAAATACATCACCATCCGGCCTGAGCCACAAGCACTCTGGGACAAAGTGCTTTCAAAACAAGAATGGGAAAAACAAGCACATGTTCGCTTTGTGCCAAAATCGAGCTCTTCGGGCGAATGGAAAAAACTAAAAGATATGCCCGATCAATGGAAAATATCCTATTCTTTTGCCGGAAATTCACATTGGAAAAAAAATGAAGGTGCGCCCTTGGCCTTTCGGCTTGGTTTAACATCCTTTAAACACGTAGGTGTTTTTCCGGAACAAGCTGTTAATTGGGAATATATATACTCCAATATATCGGCAATGAAAACCATTAAACCCAAGTTTCTTAATTTATTTGCCTATACCGGAGGTGCATCATTGGCAGCAAAAGCCGCAGGTGCTGATGTAACCCATGTGGACTCTATTAAACAAGTGGTTACCTGGGCAAAAGAAAACATGGATTTATCGGAGTTAGATAACATTCGTTGGGTGGTGGAAGATGCCTTAAAGTTTGTTAAGCGTGAGGAGAAACGTGGAAACAAATACAATGGAATTATCTTAGATCCCCCCGCATTTGGCCATGGACCCAATGGTGAAAAATGGAAGTTGGAAGACAACATTAACGAGATGATAAAAGGGGTATTGAATTTATTGGATGAACAAGAGCATTTTTTAATTTTAAATGCCTATTCATTGGGCTTTTCAAGTGTCATTATCGAAAATTTACTGAAACAAAAAGCCGGTAAAAAATTAGAAACCGGTGAATTGTATTTACTTTCTAAGACGGCAAATAAATTGCCCCTGGGTGTGTTCGGACGTTTTAAGAACTTTTGA
- a CDS encoding glutamate--tRNA ligase, which yields MENRRVRLRFAPSPTGGLHMGGVRTALFNYLFAKKHGGDFLLRIEDTDQTRYVKGAEEYIVAALEWTGIKIDEGVSKGGPHEPYRQSERKDKGIYQKYADQLVAAGHAYYAFDTSEELDAMRKRLEAAKVAAPQYNSVSRQTMRNSLTLSEDEVKKLMDAGTPFVIRLKVPRNEEIRFHDIIRGWVVVNSSQVDDKVLLKSDGMPTYHLAHIVDDYLMEISHAVRGEEWLPSAPAHILIYRYLGWEAVMPLLAHLPLILKPDGNGKLSKRDKSGLPMFPLNWHDENTGEKYVGYRESGFFPEAFANMLAMLGWNPGTTQEIFSMEELIETFSFERVNKSGAKFDPEKTKWYNQQYLRKKSDAELAELFKPILKESLEPAQYALLTDEYIQGVCKLVKEKSHFVSEFWESGKYFFIAPESYDTEVIKKRWNEQSAGFIKELITAFQSLETFSSQETERIFKESAEKLAIGAGSVMQLFRVCLSGVGGGPVLFDMVELLGKKEAVLRLETALVKLSN from the coding sequence ATGGAAAACAGAAGAGTGAGATTAAGGTTTGCCCCTAGCCCAACAGGAGGGCTTCACATGGGCGGTGTGCGCACTGCATTGTTTAATTATTTATTTGCAAAAAAACACGGTGGCGATTTCTTATTGCGTATCGAAGACACCGATCAAACACGCTACGTAAAAGGAGCCGAAGAATATATTGTGGCAGCATTAGAATGGACCGGAATCAAAATTGATGAAGGGGTGAGCAAAGGAGGGCCGCATGAGCCTTATCGCCAAAGCGAGAGAAAGGATAAGGGTATTTACCAAAAATATGCCGACCAACTAGTTGCAGCGGGACATGCCTATTATGCATTTGATACCTCCGAAGAACTGGATGCCATGCGAAAGCGGCTTGAGGCTGCGAAAGTGGCTGCACCGCAATACAATTCGGTTTCGCGTCAAACCATGCGCAATTCGCTTACTTTAAGTGAAGATGAAGTGAAAAAATTAATGGATGCCGGAACACCATTCGTTATTCGATTAAAGGTTCCCAGAAACGAAGAAATACGTTTTCATGATATTATCCGCGGTTGGGTGGTGGTGAATTCTTCACAGGTGGACGATAAGGTTTTACTTAAAAGTGACGGAATGCCAACCTATCACCTTGCGCACATCGTGGATGATTATTTAATGGAAATTTCGCATGCAGTGCGTGGCGAGGAATGGTTGCCTTCGGCGCCTGCACATATTTTAATTTATAGGTATCTGGGATGGGAAGCTGTAATGCCACTTTTAGCGCACCTTCCGTTAATATTGAAACCTGATGGTAATGGTAAATTATCAAAACGCGACAAATCAGGATTACCCATGTTTCCGCTGAATTGGCACGATGAAAATACCGGCGAAAAATATGTGGGTTATCGAGAAAGTGGCTTCTTCCCGGAGGCTTTTGCGAATATGCTGGCCATGTTGGGATGGAATCCGGGCACAACCCAGGAAATTTTTTCAATGGAGGAATTAATTGAAACTTTTTCATTTGAGCGGGTTAATAAATCGGGTGCTAAGTTTGATCCTGAAAAAACGAAGTGGTACAATCAACAATATTTAAGAAAAAAATCAGATGCAGAATTAGCAGAATTATTTAAACCCATCCTAAAAGAAAGTCTGGAACCCGCTCAATACGCTCTGCTCACTGATGAATACATTCAGGGTGTGTGCAAATTGGTGAAAGAAAAATCGCATTTTGTATCAGAGTTTTGGGAATCGGGTAAATACTTTTTTATTGCACCTGAAAGCTACGATACCGAAGTGATTAAAAAGCGCTGGAACGAGCAATCTGCAGGCTTTATTAAAGAATTAATCACTGCTTTTCAATCGCTCGAAACGTTCTCCTCACAAGAAACAGAACGCATTTTTAAAGAAAGCGCCGAAAAACTTGCTATAGGAGCGGGATCTGTAATGCAATTGTTTCGTGTATGCTTGAGTGGAGTAGGAGGGGGGCCGGTGCTTTTTGATATGGTGGAATTACTAGGAAAAAAAGAAGCTGTGCTCAGGTTAGAAACTGCATTAGTTAAGCTATCAAACTAA
- the folB gene encoding dihydroneopterin aldolase produces MGQINIEGIKLYAYHGCLEEEAKIGSHYEVNVFIDVDFSAASSSDLLDKTVDYVVVYAIVKNQMAIRSNLLEQVGKRIFDEIMGAYKNIQKLSVSVSKINPPMNGNVSRVTVTVDK; encoded by the coding sequence ATGGGTCAAATAAACATCGAAGGAATAAAGCTCTACGCATATCATGGTTGCTTGGAAGAGGAAGCAAAAATTGGTTCCCACTATGAGGTGAATGTTTTTATAGACGTAGATTTTTCTGCTGCTTCATCGAGTGATCTGCTCGATAAAACAGTTGATTATGTGGTGGTATATGCGATTGTGAAAAATCAAATGGCCATTCGTTCAAATCTGTTGGAACAGGTTGGAAAACGCATTTTTGACGAGATTATGGGTGCTTATAAAAATATTCAAAAGTTATCTGTTTCGGTATCAAAAATAAACCCACCCATGAATGGAAATGTAAGCAGGGTAACGGTAACAGTAGATAAGTAA